From Acidipropionibacterium acidipropionici, one genomic window encodes:
- a CDS encoding sulfate adenylyltransferase subunit 1, whose protein sequence is MSTDTRAVAPALAPSDPIAPDPVDADQPGLDGSELLAEGGLLRLATAGSVDDGKSTLVGRLLFDSKSILADQLDAVERVSHERGLTGTDLALLTDGLRAEREQGITVDVAYRYFATPRRTFILADCPGHVQYTRNTVTGSSTADVLVVLVDVRHGILEQTRRHLAVGALLRVPHVIVAINKLDLVDYDAGEYHRVAADARLTARRLGIADLITVPVSALVGDNVVDRSTRTPWYSGGSLLEILESIEPGRGVEEKPLRLPVQYVLRPQQAAASTEFTEYRGYAGQIGQGTVAAGDEVVVLPGGRRTRVVGVDTADGPLERAVAPQSVALRLADDIDITRGDLIAAVDGAPEPVTEIDAMVAWLGDRPLHPGDRVFLKHATRTVQARVDQVRGRLDLDTAELEAASCLELNDIGRVSIRLASPILAEDYAESRTGGAFLLVDAAAGLTLAAGMIRPPEAEAIAPENDIDWQI, encoded by the coding sequence ATGAGCACCGACACCCGAGCAGTGGCTCCGGCCCTCGCCCCGTCCGATCCCATCGCCCCTGATCCCGTCGATGCGGATCAGCCGGGACTCGACGGATCCGAGCTGCTCGCCGAGGGCGGGCTGCTCCGGCTGGCCACCGCCGGATCGGTCGACGACGGCAAGTCCACTCTGGTGGGGCGGTTGCTCTTCGACTCCAAGTCGATCCTCGCCGACCAGCTCGACGCCGTCGAGCGGGTCAGCCACGAGCGCGGCCTCACCGGCACCGACCTGGCGCTGCTCACCGACGGCCTGCGGGCCGAGCGGGAGCAGGGCATCACGGTCGACGTCGCCTACCGTTACTTCGCGACCCCGAGGCGCACCTTCATCCTGGCCGACTGCCCCGGACACGTGCAGTACACCCGCAACACCGTCACCGGCTCCTCGACGGCCGATGTGCTGGTGGTGCTGGTGGACGTGCGCCACGGCATCCTCGAGCAGACCCGGCGCCACCTGGCTGTCGGCGCGCTGCTGCGGGTGCCTCACGTCATCGTGGCGATCAACAAGCTCGATCTCGTCGACTACGACGCCGGGGAGTATCACCGGGTCGCCGCCGACGCCCGTCTGACGGCGCGGCGCCTCGGCATCGCCGACCTCATCACCGTGCCGGTCTCGGCGCTGGTCGGCGACAACGTCGTCGACAGGTCGACACGCACCCCCTGGTACTCCGGCGGGTCGCTGCTGGAGATCCTGGAGTCCATCGAGCCGGGCCGCGGCGTCGAGGAGAAGCCGCTGCGCCTCCCGGTGCAGTACGTGCTGCGGCCCCAGCAGGCCGCCGCCTCGACCGAGTTCACCGAGTACCGCGGATACGCCGGCCAGATCGGCCAGGGCACCGTGGCTGCCGGGGACGAGGTGGTCGTGCTGCCGGGCGGGCGTCGCACCAGGGTGGTCGGCGTCGACACCGCCGACGGGCCCCTGGAGCGGGCCGTCGCGCCGCAGTCGGTGGCCCTGAGACTGGCCGACGACATCGACATCACCCGCGGTGATCTCATCGCCGCCGTCGACGGGGCGCCGGAGCCGGTCACCGAGATCGACGCCATGGTCGCCTGGCTGGGCGATCGTCCTCTCCACCCGGGAGACCGGGTCTTCCTCAAGCACGCCACCCGGACCGTCCAGGCGCGCGTCGACCAGGTGCGTGGGCGCCTCGATCTGGACACCGCCGAGCTGGAGGCGGCGTCCTGTCTGGAGCTCAACGACATCGGGCGGGTCAGCATCCGGCTGGCCTCCCCGATCCTGGC
- the cysD gene encoding sulfate adenylyltransferase subunit CysD translates to MRDPPVTTDQSPVTTRTAAPRLTQLDLLESEAIHIFREVTAECERPVLLFSGGKDSVVMLHLAAKAFWPAPIPFPVMHVDTGHNFPEVLDFRDAAVERLGLRLVVERVQDWIDDGRLTERADGTRNPLQTQPLLEGIAKGRFDAVYGGGRRDEEKARAKERIVSLRDSFGQWDPRNQRPELWNLYNARHRPGEHVRVFPLSNWTELDVWRYIEREQIKLPSIYYAHDRQVFKRDGMWLPVSPVTEPRDGEQVVTRHVRYRTVGDMSCTGAVESDAQTVHDVVLEVAATTLTERGATRADDRISEAAMEDRKKEGYF, encoded by the coding sequence ATGCGGGATCCACCTGTGACAACCGATCAGTCCCCTGTGACCACTCGAACGGCGGCCCCACGGCTCACCCAGCTCGACCTGCTCGAGTCCGAAGCCATCCACATCTTCCGCGAGGTCACCGCCGAGTGCGAGCGCCCGGTCCTGCTGTTCAGCGGCGGCAAGGACTCGGTGGTGATGCTCCACCTGGCCGCCAAGGCCTTCTGGCCCGCCCCCATCCCCTTCCCGGTGATGCACGTTGACACCGGACACAACTTCCCGGAGGTGCTGGACTTCCGCGACGCCGCCGTCGAGCGCCTCGGCCTGCGGCTGGTCGTCGAGAGGGTCCAGGACTGGATCGACGACGGCCGGCTCACCGAGCGCGCCGACGGCACCCGCAACCCGCTGCAGACCCAGCCGCTGCTGGAGGGCATCGCCAAGGGGAGGTTCGACGCCGTCTACGGCGGGGGACGCCGCGACGAGGAGAAGGCCCGCGCCAAGGAGCGCATCGTGAGCCTGCGGGACAGCTTCGGCCAGTGGGATCCCCGCAATCAGCGCCCCGAGCTGTGGAACCTCTACAACGCCCGGCACCGCCCCGGCGAGCACGTCCGCGTCTTCCCGCTGTCCAACTGGACCGAGCTGGACGTCTGGCGCTACATCGAGCGCGAGCAGATCAAGCTGCCGAGCATCTATTACGCCCATGACCGGCAGGTCTTCAAGCGCGACGGCATGTGGCTGCCGGTCAGCCCGGTCACCGAGCCGCGCGACGGCGAGCAGGTCGTCACCCGGCATGTGCGCTACCGCACGGTCGGCGACATGTCGTGCACCGGAGCCGTCGAGTCCGACGCGCAGACCGTCCACGACGTCGTCCTCGAGGTGGCCGCCACCACCCTCACCGAGCGAGGCGCAACCCGGGCCGACGACCGCATCTCCGAGGCCGCCATGGAGGACCGCAAGAAAGAAGGCTATTTCTGA
- a CDS encoding phosphoadenylyl-sulfate reductase yields the protein MKSSPTQLRPARNSVELQVLAEQAQARFAEADASEVLAWASEEFGPYLAVACSMAADTILPALVSQTSPGVDVLFLDTGYHFPETIGTRDALKQAFDVTIVDVTPKQTVAEQDAAHGKDLFARNPELCCHLRKVEPLAEQLAGYEAWVTGIRREDNALRANAQFVEWDETHQMIKLNPIAAWSFDDVLNFASEHGVPVNPLLTDGYPSIGCAPCTRRVAPGEDPRAGRWAGLAKTECGIHL from the coding sequence GTGAAATCCAGCCCCACACAACTACGGCCGGCGAGGAACTCCGTCGAACTGCAGGTCCTCGCCGAGCAGGCGCAGGCCAGGTTCGCAGAGGCCGACGCCTCCGAGGTGCTCGCATGGGCCTCCGAGGAGTTCGGGCCGTACCTTGCTGTGGCCTGCTCCATGGCGGCCGACACGATCCTGCCGGCCCTGGTGAGCCAGACCAGCCCCGGCGTCGACGTCCTCTTCCTCGACACCGGCTACCACTTCCCCGAGACCATCGGCACTCGGGACGCGCTCAAGCAGGCCTTCGACGTCACCATCGTCGACGTCACCCCCAAGCAGACGGTCGCCGAGCAGGACGCCGCACACGGCAAGGACCTCTTCGCCCGTAACCCCGAGCTGTGCTGCCACCTGCGCAAGGTGGAGCCGCTCGCCGAGCAGCTGGCCGGATACGAGGCCTGGGTCACCGGGATCCGCCGCGAGGACAACGCCCTGCGCGCCAACGCCCAGTTCGTTGAGTGGGACGAGACCCACCAGATGATCAAGCTCAACCCCATCGCGGCCTGGTCCTTCGACGACGTCCTGAATTTCGCCTCCGAGCACGGCGTGCCGGTGAACCCCCTGCTCACCGACGGTTACCCGTCGATCGGCTGCGCCCCCTGCACCCGGCGCGTCGCCCCCGGAGAAGACCCCAGAGCCGGCCGCTGGGCCGGCCTGGCCAAGACAGAATGCGGGATCCACCTGTGA